In Halorussus limi, a genomic segment contains:
- a CDS encoding right-handed parallel beta-helix repeat-containing protein, whose protein sequence is MARDDTARDRSSDDSLLDRRSYLKMAGAAAATVGAAGVSANSAEAASYDTIKVPANTKKVIDVNGGETFENKLIDITADGAHVKLMTHGSGWTVRNVGVKGENNNMDGTYGTFYLRCTEDGEALAENIYMGDGAADRCGHAAVSDWANAGTVTIRNIHVQGWAADGMYMSHAGNHVKQTMGVTQVENAYLKNNNIENCRLGTPGSYIKDSVVHVESQDAVPSNESGQTNARGIWFKEQSGLKAINCDISVKGSHAVFASNEGEGTLENCRVEGPVTGPVEQVNVSGSPDVTPPASVPMSAEEAASGEIDSSSNTSSPANETTQSDGTSDSQGSLFELVAAEGHKNVKYEFTVEGSVRKRTSGDGPNSESSDSVTDNGDGTVTVSGVAGNGFGDAYYVDGAITSVNLDESVWTLRLDGSEVTPDDLTLPNKLVIDGSNRPRVAADYTFEVSGAARKSTELGSVQKNDSVSAGEITGSVFGGKDGYRFSGEVTGFSLDGAANVRVEDGS, encoded by the coding sequence ATGGCACGCGACGATACGGCACGCGACCGCAGTTCGGACGATTCACTGCTCGACCGACGCTCGTACCTCAAGATGGCCGGTGCGGCGGCCGCGACGGTCGGGGCGGCAGGCGTCTCCGCCAACTCCGCGGAGGCGGCGTCCTACGACACCATCAAGGTTCCCGCGAACACGAAGAAGGTAATCGACGTGAACGGCGGCGAGACCTTCGAGAACAAACTCATCGACATCACGGCCGACGGCGCGCACGTGAAGTTGATGACTCACGGCAGCGGGTGGACGGTCCGGAACGTCGGAGTCAAGGGCGAGAACAACAACATGGACGGTACCTACGGTACCTTCTACCTCCGCTGCACCGAGGACGGCGAGGCGCTCGCGGAGAACATCTACATGGGCGACGGCGCGGCCGACCGGTGCGGGCACGCGGCGGTCTCGGACTGGGCCAACGCCGGCACCGTCACCATCCGGAACATCCACGTTCAGGGCTGGGCGGCCGACGGGATGTACATGTCCCACGCGGGCAACCACGTCAAGCAGACGATGGGCGTCACGCAGGTCGAGAACGCCTACCTCAAGAACAACAACATCGAGAACTGTCGGCTCGGCACGCCCGGCAGTTACATCAAGGACAGCGTCGTCCACGTCGAGAGCCAGGACGCCGTCCCGTCCAACGAGTCGGGCCAGACCAACGCCCGCGGCATCTGGTTCAAGGAGCAGTCGGGCCTGAAGGCCATCAACTGCGACATCTCTGTCAAGGGCTCTCACGCGGTCTTCGCCAGCAACGAGGGCGAGGGCACGCTGGAGAACTGCCGAGTCGAAGGCCCCGTCACCGGCCCGGTCGAGCAGGTAAACGTCTCGGGCAGCCCCGACGTCACGCCGCCCGCGAGCGTCCCGATGTCGGCCGAGGAGGCCGCCTCGGGCGAAATCGACTCGTCGTCGAACACGTCCTCGCCCGCGAACGAGACCACCCAGTCGGACGGCACCAGCGACTCGCAGGGTAGCCTCTTCGAACTCGTCGCCGCGGAAGGCCACAAGAACGTGAAGTACGAGTTCACCGTCGAGGGGAGCGTCCGCAAGCGCACCTCCGGCGACGGCCCCAACTCCGAGAGCAGCGATAGCGTGACCGACAACGGCGACGGCACGGTGACGGTGTCCGGCGTCGCGGGCAACGGCTTCGGCGACGCCTACTACGTGGACGGAGCCATCACGTCGGTGAATCTGGACGAGAGCGTCTGGACGCTCCGACTCGACGGTAGCGAGGTGACTCCCGACGACCTGACGCTCCCGAACAAACTGGTCATCGACGGCAGCAACCGCCCGCGCGTCGCGGCCGACTACACCTTCGAGGTCAGCGGTGCGGCGCGCAAGAGCACCGAACTCGGTTCGGTCCAGAAGAACGACAGCGTCTCGGCCGGCGAGATAACCGGGTCGGTCTTCGGCGGTAAGGACGGCTACCGGTTCTCCGGCGAGGTCACCGGCTTCAGCCTCGACGGTGCCGCGAACGTCCGCGTCGAAGACGGGTCCTGA
- the glmM gene encoding phosphoglucosamine mutase: MFGTSGIRGRIGDEVTCDLALAVGRALASEGYDRVVVGRDARESGRMLADAAVSGLRECGADAIRLGEAATPTVARSVGWRDADAGLMVTASHNPAPDNGLKLWNPSGQAFDERQREAVAARVREENYDLREWDGLGEESSWDGAEERHARALERAAAPGDLSIVVDAGNGVGQVTAEALRRLGHDVRTLNDRPDGSFPARPSEPTAENCRALSEFVAATDADLGIAHDGDADRMRAATESGEFVSGDVLLALFAREAANPGDEVAVPVDTSLTVADTLERQGASVSRTRVGDVYVAERATDGGVAFGGEPSGAWIWPDETLCPDGPLAACRLAGLVARRGSLDALVGEVESYPLRRGSVETDEKAAVMERVRERVFAEYDDVNALDGVRVGTDDGWFLVRASGTQPLVRVTAEARSEGRADRLFGEARNAVEEASRAVERAGVGGEAERVERSG; the protein is encoded by the coding sequence ATGTTCGGAACCAGCGGCATCCGCGGACGAATCGGCGACGAAGTGACCTGCGACCTCGCGCTCGCGGTGGGGCGCGCTCTCGCGAGCGAGGGCTACGACCGAGTTGTGGTCGGCAGAGACGCCCGCGAAAGCGGCCGGATGCTGGCCGACGCCGCGGTCTCGGGCCTCCGAGAGTGCGGCGCGGACGCGATTCGCCTCGGCGAGGCCGCCACGCCCACGGTCGCCCGGAGCGTCGGCTGGCGAGACGCCGACGCGGGCCTGATGGTGACGGCCAGCCACAACCCGGCCCCCGACAACGGCCTGAAGCTCTGGAACCCCTCGGGGCAGGCGTTCGACGAGCGCCAGCGCGAGGCCGTCGCCGCTCGCGTGCGCGAAGAGAACTACGACCTCCGAGAATGGGACGGCCTCGGCGAAGAGTCGTCGTGGGACGGGGCCGAGGAGCGCCACGCGCGGGCGCTGGAGCGCGCGGCCGCGCCGGGCGACCTCTCGATAGTCGTGGACGCGGGCAACGGCGTCGGGCAGGTCACGGCCGAGGCGCTGCGCCGACTCGGCCACGACGTGCGGACGCTCAACGACCGACCCGACGGGTCGTTCCCCGCGCGCCCGAGCGAACCCACCGCGGAGAACTGCCGGGCGCTCTCGGAGTTCGTCGCGGCGACCGACGCCGACCTCGGTATCGCCCACGACGGCGACGCCGACCGGATGCGGGCCGCCACCGAGTCCGGCGAGTTCGTCTCGGGCGACGTGCTGCTCGCGCTGTTCGCTCGGGAGGCCGCCAACCCCGGCGACGAGGTCGCGGTCCCGGTCGACACCAGTCTGACGGTCGCCGACACGCTCGAACGACAGGGCGCGTCGGTCTCCCGGACGCGGGTCGGCGACGTGTACGTGGCCGAGCGCGCGACCGACGGGGGCGTCGCGTTCGGCGGCGAACCCAGCGGCGCGTGGATTTGGCCCGACGAGACGCTCTGCCCCGACGGTCCGCTGGCGGCGTGTCGGCTGGCGGGACTGGTCGCCCGGCGCGGGTCGCTCGACGCGCTCGTGGGCGAGGTCGAGAGCTACCCGCTCCGGCGCGGCAGCGTCGAGACCGACGAGAAGGCGGCCGTGATGGAGCGAGTCCGCGAGCGCGTCTTCGCGGAGTACGACGACGTGAACGCGCTCGACGGCGTGCGCGTCGGAACCGACGACGGGTGGTTCCTCGTGCGCGCGAGCGGGACTCAACCGCTGGTCCGGGTCACTGCAGAAGCAAGAAGCGAGGGACGGGCCGACCGGTTGTTCGGAGAAGCCAGAAACGCGGTGGAGGAGGCGAGTCGCGCGGTCGAACGCGCCGGCGTCGGAGGCGAGGCGGAACGTGTAGAGCGAAGCGGTTAG
- a CDS encoding DUF7344 domain-containing protein, with protein MSRADGLSQDEVFEVLKSPRRRYALYYLRQEGGETELSDLTEQVAAWENETTPAALSTEQRKRVYISLYQTHLPKLDEADIVEYDRDEGIVRLGDRASDLDLYLGDVSREEFPWDRYYLGLVGASSLLVAAVWIGVPPFGMIPGLVLATLILAVFGVSAVVHYFSYRRGGKVGTPPELHHVNGQEN; from the coding sequence ATGTCTCGCGCTGACGGACTCTCTCAGGACGAGGTGTTCGAGGTTCTGAAGAGTCCTCGACGTCGATACGCGCTGTACTACCTCCGACAGGAGGGCGGCGAGACCGAACTCTCGGACCTGACCGAACAGGTCGCGGCGTGGGAGAACGAGACGACTCCCGCGGCCCTCTCCACCGAACAGCGCAAGCGCGTGTACATCTCCCTCTATCAGACCCATCTGCCGAAACTCGACGAGGCGGACATCGTCGAGTACGACCGCGACGAGGGTATCGTCCGACTCGGCGACCGGGCCTCGGACCTCGACCTCTATCTGGGCGACGTCTCCCGCGAGGAATTCCCGTGGGACAGATACTACCTCGGACTCGTCGGGGCCAGTTCGCTGCTGGTCGCGGCGGTCTGGATCGGCGTCCCTCCTTTCGGAATGATTCCCGGTCTCGTGTTGGCGACGCTCATCCTCGCGGTGTTCGGCGTCTCGGCGGTCGTCCACTACTTCTCGTACAGGCGCGGCGGCAAGGTCGGCACGCCGCCTGAACTGCACCACGTCAACGGACAGGAAAATTAG
- a CDS encoding acyltransferase, giving the protein MAPELGDDCEVSPSATVGHRHREDAAPPRIGDRATIRSGTVVYADVEIGDDFTTGHDVLVREDTRAGDDVVVGTNTVIDGTTTVGSHVSLQTGVYVPTNTTIGDEVFVGPNAVLTNDAYPIREEYDLEGPTLEDHVSVGANATLLPGVTVGEGSFVAAGAVVTEDVPPETLAVGAPAEFRDLPEELRGGNRIA; this is encoded by the coding sequence ATCGCTCCCGAACTCGGCGACGACTGCGAGGTGTCGCCGAGCGCCACGGTCGGCCACCGCCACCGCGAGGACGCCGCCCCGCCCAGAATCGGCGACCGAGCGACCATTCGCTCGGGCACCGTCGTCTACGCCGACGTGGAGATCGGCGACGACTTCACCACCGGCCACGACGTGCTGGTCCGGGAGGACACCCGCGCCGGCGACGACGTGGTGGTCGGCACGAACACCGTCATCGACGGGACCACGACCGTCGGTTCCCACGTCAGCCTCCAGACGGGCGTCTACGTCCCGACGAACACGACCATCGGCGACGAGGTGTTCGTCGGTCCCAACGCGGTGCTGACCAACGACGCCTACCCCATCCGCGAGGAGTACGACCTCGAGGGACCGACGCTCGAAGACCACGTCTCTGTCGGCGCAAACGCGACGCTCCTCCCCGGCGTGACCGTCGGTGAAGGCTCGTTCGTCGCGGCCGGAGCGGTCGTGACCGAGGACGTGCCGCCCGAGACGCTGGCGGTGGGTGCGCCCGCCGAGTTCCGGGACCTGCCCGAGGAGTTGCGAGGGGGGAACCGGATAGCATGA
- a CDS encoding DegT/DnrJ/EryC1/StrS family aminotransferase produces MSVPIADPEMGEREIERVREVMESGRIADGPEVRAFEDEFAALCGTDHGVATSNGTTALHTAFEALGVGPGDKVVTTPFSFVASANAIRLAGAQPVFADVDPETYNLDPVAVEEVVRREDDVSAVLPVHLYGLPAEMDHLLDVADDYDLAVIEDAAQAHGAQFRGQPVGSLGDAACFSMYPTKNMTTGEGGVVTTDRDDVAEKAASFVNHGRPPEGGYRHVRVGHNFRMTSIAAAIGRVQLDRLPDYNEARRSNAAYLTDSLADADVVTPTEPDDRTHVYHQYTIRTEDRDGLADYLDEAGVGTGVYYPTPIHEQPAYDDVSHDAPVAERAADEALSLPVHPNVSEQDLRTIASAIQEYER; encoded by the coding sequence ATGAGCGTCCCCATCGCCGACCCGGAGATGGGCGAGCGCGAAATCGAGCGCGTCCGCGAGGTCATGGAGTCGGGTCGCATCGCCGACGGGCCCGAGGTCCGGGCCTTCGAGGACGAGTTCGCGGCCCTCTGCGGAACCGACCACGGCGTCGCCACGAGCAACGGGACGACCGCGCTCCACACCGCCTTCGAGGCACTCGGCGTCGGGCCGGGCGACAAGGTGGTGACGACGCCGTTCTCGTTCGTCGCCAGCGCGAACGCGATTCGACTCGCGGGCGCGCAACCGGTCTTCGCCGACGTGGACCCCGAGACGTACAACCTCGACCCGGTCGCGGTCGAGGAGGTCGTCCGGCGCGAGGACGACGTGTCCGCGGTCCTGCCGGTCCACCTCTACGGCCTGCCCGCCGAGATGGACCACCTGCTCGACGTGGCCGACGACTACGACCTCGCGGTCATCGAGGACGCCGCGCAGGCCCACGGCGCGCAGTTCCGAGGTCAACCCGTCGGGTCGCTCGGCGACGCGGCCTGCTTCTCGATGTACCCGACGAAGAACATGACCACGGGCGAGGGCGGCGTCGTGACGACCGACCGCGACGACGTGGCCGAGAAGGCCGCGAGTTTCGTCAACCACGGTCGCCCGCCGGAGGGCGGCTATCGCCACGTCAGGGTCGGCCACAACTTCCGCATGACCTCCATCGCGGCCGCCATCGGCCGAGTCCAGTTGGACCGCCTGCCCGACTACAACGAGGCCCGGCGGTCGAACGCGGCCTACCTCACCGACTCGCTGGCCGACGCCGACGTGGTGACCCCGACCGAACCCGACGACCGGACCCACGTCTACCATCAGTACACGATTCGGACCGAGGACCGGGACGGTCTGGCCGACTACCTCGACGAGGCGGGCGTCGGCACGGGCGTCTACTACCCGACGCCGATTCACGAACAGCCAGCGTACGACGACGTGAGCCACGACGCGCCGGTCGCCGAGCGGGCGGCCGACGAGGCGCTCTCGCTCCCGGTGCATCCGAACGTCTCCGAACAGGACCTCCGAACCATCGCCTCCGCAATTCAAGAGTATGAACGCTGA
- a CDS encoding Gfo/Idh/MocA family protein, which produces MNAEPTDEPTNAAVIGVGSMGRHHARVYSELPDVNLVGVFDVNDEQAREVAADHGSTAMEMDALLRAADVASVAVPTQFHADIARDCIDHGVDVLVEKPFVDDAAVGRELIDRADDAGVTIQVGHVERFNPAIRALADIVADLDVIAVDAQRLGPPPEGRQVDESAVMDLMIHDIDVVLAMLGESPETVTAHGVRNNQYATADLTFDDGTVASLTASRVTQQRVRKLAITAESCRVNVDYIDRSVEIHRHSLPEYIEDNGDVRYRHESIVERPTVQTGEPLKNELESFVSAATGDGDPVVSGEDGLRVLEVAREIHDAAAADERPEAEVSAR; this is translated from the coding sequence ATGAACGCTGAACCGACAGACGAACCGACGAACGCCGCGGTCATCGGCGTCGGAAGCATGGGCCGCCACCACGCGCGAGTGTACAGCGAACTGCCGGACGTGAACCTCGTCGGCGTCTTCGACGTGAACGACGAGCAGGCCCGCGAGGTCGCCGCCGACCACGGTTCGACCGCGATGGAGATGGACGCGCTCCTCCGAGCGGCCGACGTGGCCTCCGTCGCGGTGCCGACCCAGTTCCACGCCGACATCGCGCGCGACTGCATCGACCACGGCGTGGACGTGCTGGTCGAGAAGCCATTCGTGGACGACGCGGCGGTCGGCCGCGAACTGATAGACCGGGCCGACGACGCGGGCGTGACGATACAGGTCGGCCACGTCGAGCGGTTCAACCCCGCGATTCGGGCGCTCGCCGACATCGTGGCCGACCTCGACGTCATCGCCGTCGACGCCCAGCGACTCGGCCCGCCGCCGGAGGGCCGGCAGGTGGACGAGAGCGCGGTGATGGACCTGATGATTCACGACATCGACGTGGTGCTGGCGATGCTCGGTGAGTCGCCCGAGACCGTCACTGCCCACGGCGTCAGGAACAACCAGTACGCGACCGCGGACCTCACGTTCGACGACGGGACCGTCGCCTCGCTGACCGCGAGCAGAGTGACCCAACAGCGCGTCCGGAAACTCGCCATCACGGCCGAGAGCTGTCGGGTCAACGTCGATTACATCGACCGGTCGGTCGAGATTCACCGCCACTCGCTGCCCGAGTACATCGAGGACAACGGCGACGTGCGCTACCGCCACGAGAGCATCGTGGAGCGCCCGACCGTCCAGACCGGCGAACCGCTCAAGAACGAGTTGGAGTCGTTCGTCTCGGCGGCCACCGGCGACGGCGACCCGGTGGTCTCCGGCGAGGACGGCCTCCGAGTACTCGAAGTCGCGCGCGAGATTCACGACGCGGCCGCCGCGGACGAGCGCCCCGAAGCGGAGGTGAGCGCCCGGTGA
- a CDS encoding nucleotide sugar dehydrogenase encodes MSLQEVVHLYGNDAPEAEQREAFRSGRVPVAVYGLGKMGLPLAAVYADASGNVVGADVDPEVAETVDAGECHVKREPGLSELVADTVEHGALEATDDPAEAADEAAVHVVIVPTPITDEKEADLSILRSVAEDVGAGLDPGDLVVVECTVPPRTCADLLEPLLADAAGHDEFGLAFCPERTSSGRALEDIRGAYPKVVGGTDDEATRVAELVYGEITDNDVLAVSDATTAEAVKVFEGLYRDVNIALANELATLTDELGIDVNEAIETANTQPFCEIHSPGPGVGGHCIPYYPYFVINGFETESPLLETAREVNDSMPAFTVETLTRELDAEGKSPEETTVALLGLTYRPGVEETRATPAEPIAERLSALGASVLAVDPMLDDAEGFDAKKISQHEIYDRDIDAVVLVTPHSEFERIEWDRFDPLVVVDGRQSLELDATDHRVYTIGSGQR; translated from the coding sequence GTGAGCCTACAGGAAGTCGTCCACCTGTACGGCAACGACGCCCCCGAGGCCGAACAGCGCGAGGCGTTCCGGTCGGGCCGGGTCCCCGTCGCGGTGTACGGTCTCGGCAAGATGGGCCTGCCGCTCGCGGCGGTGTACGCCGACGCGTCCGGCAACGTCGTGGGCGCGGACGTGGACCCGGAGGTGGCCGAGACCGTCGACGCCGGGGAGTGCCACGTCAAACGCGAACCGGGCCTGTCGGAACTGGTCGCCGACACCGTCGAGCACGGCGCGTTGGAGGCGACCGACGACCCCGCCGAGGCCGCCGACGAGGCGGCGGTCCACGTCGTCATCGTGCCGACGCCCATCACCGACGAGAAGGAGGCCGACCTATCCATCCTGCGGTCGGTCGCCGAGGACGTCGGCGCGGGTCTCGACCCCGGCGACCTGGTGGTCGTGGAGTGTACGGTCCCGCCGCGGACCTGCGCCGACCTGCTCGAACCCCTGCTGGCCGACGCCGCGGGCCACGACGAGTTCGGCCTCGCGTTCTGCCCCGAGCGAACGTCGAGCGGTCGAGCGCTCGAAGACATCCGCGGGGCCTACCCGAAGGTCGTCGGCGGGACGGACGACGAGGCCACCCGCGTCGCCGAACTCGTCTACGGCGAGATTACGGACAACGACGTGCTGGCGGTCTCGGACGCGACCACCGCGGAGGCCGTGAAGGTGTTCGAGGGCCTCTACCGCGACGTGAACATCGCGCTGGCCAACGAACTCGCCACGCTGACCGACGAGTTGGGTATCGACGTGAACGAGGCCATCGAGACGGCCAACACCCAGCCGTTCTGCGAGATTCACTCGCCCGGTCCCGGCGTCGGCGGCCACTGCATCCCCTACTACCCGTACTTCGTCATCAACGGCTTCGAGACGGAGTCGCCGCTGCTCGAAACCGCCCGCGAGGTCAACGACTCGATGCCGGCGTTCACCGTCGAGACGCTGACCCGCGAACTCGACGCCGAGGGGAAATCGCCCGAGGAGACCACCGTCGCGCTGTTGGGTCTGACCTACCGGCCGGGCGTCGAGGAGACCCGCGCGACGCCCGCCGAACCCATCGCTGAGCGCCTCTCGGCGCTCGGCGCGTCGGTCCTCGCGGTGGATCCGATGCTGGACGACGCCGAGGGGTTCGACGCCAAAAAGATATCGCAACATGAGATTTACGATCGAGATATCGACGCGGTCGTGTTGGTGACGCCGCACAGCGAGTTCGAGCGCATCGAGTGGGACCGGTTCGACCCGCTGGTGGTCGTGGACGGCCGCCAGAGCCTCGAACTCGACGCGACCGACCACCGCGTCTACACCATCGGGAGCGGACAGCGATGA
- the wecB gene encoding non-hydrolyzing UDP-N-acetylglucosamine 2-epimerase → MKVLTVVGARPQFIKAAAVSRELRRRHEEVLIHTGQHYDEEMSDVFFEELGIPEPDDNLGVGSSSHGAQTAEMLAGLEERIEAEDPDAVLVYGDTNSTLAAAIAASKVDTRLAHVEAGLRSYNREMPEEINRVLTDHAADLLFAPSRRAVANLREESVPGAVHNTGDVMCDAVRWARDRAEDHSEILSEVGVESGEYVLATVHRASNTDDPERLAAILDALAGDPREVVLPAHPRTINRMREYEMYEEASERLTLVDPVGYLDFVRLQDRADAVATDSGGVQKEAFFLDTPCVTMREETEWRETVEAGWNELVGANETAIRRALADADPPGDKPRPYGDGDAAARITELLDDA, encoded by the coding sequence GTGAAGGTCCTCACCGTCGTCGGCGCGCGGCCCCAGTTCATCAAGGCCGCCGCCGTCTCGCGCGAACTCCGCCGCCGCCACGAGGAAGTACTGATTCACACCGGCCAGCACTACGACGAGGAGATGTCCGACGTGTTCTTCGAGGAGTTGGGCATCCCCGAACCCGACGACAACCTCGGCGTCGGGTCGTCGAGCCACGGCGCACAGACCGCCGAGATGCTCGCCGGGTTGGAGGAGCGAATCGAGGCCGAAGACCCCGACGCGGTGTTGGTCTACGGCGACACCAACTCCACCCTCGCGGCCGCCATCGCGGCCTCGAAGGTCGACACCCGACTCGCGCACGTCGAAGCGGGCCTCCGGAGTTACAACCGGGAGATGCCCGAGGAGATAAACCGGGTCCTGACCGACCACGCCGCCGACCTGCTGTTCGCGCCCTCCCGGCGCGCAGTAGCGAACCTCCGCGAGGAGTCGGTGCCGGGCGCGGTCCACAACACGGGCGACGTGATGTGCGACGCGGTCCGCTGGGCGCGCGACCGGGCCGAGGACCACTCCGAGATTCTGTCCGAGGTGGGCGTCGAGTCCGGGGAGTACGTGCTGGCGACCGTCCACCGCGCGAGCAACACCGACGACCCCGAGCGACTCGCGGCCATCTTGGACGCCCTCGCCGGCGACCCCCGCGAGGTCGTCTTGCCCGCCCACCCGCGGACGATAAACCGTATGCGGGAATACGAAATGTACGAGGAGGCCAGCGAACGGCTGACGCTCGTGGACCCGGTGGGCTATCTCGACTTCGTGCGACTGCAGGACCGCGCCGACGCGGTGGCGACCGACTCGGGCGGCGTCCAGAAGGAGGCGTTCTTCCTCGACACGCCGTGCGTGACGATGCGCGAGGAGACCGAGTGGCGCGAGACGGTCGAAGCCGGGTGGAACGAACTGGTCGGCGCGAACGAGACGGCCATCCGCCGGGCGCTGGCCGACGCCGACCCGCCGGGCGACAAGCCCCGGCCGTACGGCGACGGCGACGCCGCGGCCAGAATCACCGAGCTGTTGGACGATGCCTGA
- a CDS encoding polysaccharide deacetylase family protein has protein sequence MPDECDFERDSEDDVYADPRVAGSPRAVADSEFALLLTHDVDRPYKTVQSAYHAIEHRDPRQLTDLLPGNNPWWQFEEMMELEESLGVRSAFYFLREKHLLERPPSDWLDPFYWVEQFGRYEIETPEMLDVLDRLHEGGWEVGLHGSYDSYDDPDRLRTEKTALEAALGREVVGGRQHHLNRGPETWDHHRDIGLRYDASPGSSETFGFDRYLPARPFGDDFVVFPLTVMECALPDPGEEFAAAWAECEALLSEAAENGAVMSALWHPRLFTEADFPGYRRLYRELVESALEMGAWVGAPRDYYELMAHPDPDGAAESDADGASADRRDGDPPTGRGGSQSVDFTAGPGDRTDLRPRQVGDNKVKTGTNTESTG, from the coding sequence ATGCCTGACGAATGTGACTTCGAACGCGACAGCGAGGACGATGTGTACGCGGACCCCCGCGTCGCCGGGTCGCCACGTGCGGTCGCGGACAGCGAGTTCGCGCTCCTGCTGACCCACGACGTGGACCGGCCGTACAAGACGGTTCAGTCGGCGTACCACGCGATAGAACACCGCGACCCCCGGCAACTGACCGACCTGCTCCCCGGCAACAACCCGTGGTGGCAGTTCGAGGAGATGATGGAGTTAGAGGAGTCGCTCGGCGTCCGGTCGGCGTTCTACTTCTTGCGTGAGAAGCACCTCCTCGAACGGCCGCCGAGCGACTGGCTCGACCCCTTCTACTGGGTCGAGCAGTTCGGGCGCTACGAGATAGAGACGCCGGAGATGCTCGACGTGCTTGACCGCCTCCACGAGGGCGGGTGGGAAGTCGGTCTCCACGGGTCGTACGACTCCTACGACGACCCCGACCGCCTCCGCACGGAGAAGACGGCGCTGGAGGCCGCGCTCGGCCGGGAGGTGGTCGGCGGCCGCCAGCACCACCTCAACCGCGGGCCCGAGACGTGGGACCACCACCGCGACATCGGCCTGCGGTACGACGCCAGCCCCGGTTCGAGCGAGACGTTCGGCTTCGACCGTTACCTGCCCGCCCGCCCGTTCGGCGACGACTTCGTCGTCTTCCCGCTGACCGTGATGGAGTGTGCGCTCCCGGACCCCGGCGAGGAGTTCGCGGCGGCGTGGGCCGAGTGCGAGGCCCTGCTCTCGGAGGCGGCCGAGAACGGCGCGGTGATGTCGGCGCTCTGGCACCCGCGGCTGTTCACCGAGGCCGACTTCCCGGGCTACCGCCGACTCTACCGCGAACTGGTCGAGAGCGCGCTGGAGATGGGCGCGTGGGTCGGCGCGCCCCGCGACTACTACGAACTCATGGCCCACCCCGACCCCGACGGCGCGGCCGAATCGGACGCCGATGGAGCGAGCGCCGACCGGCGTGACGGCGACCCGCCGACCGGCCGCGGAGGTTCGCAGTCGGTCGATTTCACCGCCGGACCCGGCGACAGGACCGACCTACGCCCGCGTCAGGTGGGGGATAACAAAGTGAAAACCGGCACCAACACCGAGTCAACAGGATGA